The following proteins are encoded in a genomic region of Acidobacteriota bacterium:
- a CDS encoding class I SAM-dependent methyltransferase, which yields MTAHETDFSGVFAGRLARLDLSLFEGIPSQTSENDRRSLLALQEAVRSRGPYAYLEIGSHLGGTIQPFLPDDFCTNVFSIDRRPLSQPDERGPVYDYPANSTAHMLSLLGGLSPRGVAKVRCWDADARDVDPAAVLPKPALCFVDGEHTDRAVRSDAAFCMRVLAGSGVLAFHDAPVVYNGLFEVVEELGRGGTPFVAYHLPDTVFVIELGDVPVHRSPAVTRLLVQNHTGYLASLRANDHYRRFYNRPVFRVLRRIKAALRGVFPR from the coding sequence ATGACCGCGCACGAGACTGACTTTTCCGGCGTCTTTGCCGGGCGTCTCGCGCGCCTGGATCTCTCTCTATTCGAGGGCATCCCGAGCCAGACCTCGGAGAACGACCGCCGGTCCCTGCTCGCGCTCCAGGAGGCCGTGCGGAGCCGGGGGCCGTACGCATATCTCGAGATCGGCTCGCACCTCGGCGGGACGATCCAGCCGTTCCTGCCCGACGATTTCTGCACGAACGTCTTCTCGATAGACCGGCGACCGCTCAGCCAGCCGGACGAGCGCGGGCCGGTTTACGACTATCCAGCGAACTCGACGGCTCACATGCTGTCGCTTCTTGGGGGGCTTTCGCCCCGAGGAGTGGCGAAGGTCCGGTGCTGGGACGCGGATGCGCGCGACGTCGACCCGGCGGCGGTTCTTCCGAAGCCGGCGCTCTGCTTCGTGGACGGCGAGCACACGGACCGGGCCGTGCGAAGCGACGCGGCGTTCTGCATGAGAGTCCTCGCGGGCTCAGGCGTTCTCGCGTTTCACGACGCGCCGGTCGTCTACAACGGCCTCTTCGAGGTCGTCGAGGAACTCGGTCGTGGCGGGACGCCCTTCGTCGCCTACCACCTGCCGGACACGGTCTTCGTGATCGAGCTCGGTGACGTTCCGGTGCACCGGTCACCGGCGGTCACGCGGCTTCTCGTCCAGAATCACACCGGGTACCTCGCATCGCTGCGGGCGAACGACCACTATCGCCGTTTCTACAACCGCCCGGTCTTCCGGGTCCTGAGACGCATCAAGGCGGCGCTCCGGGGCGTGTTTCCCCGCTAG
- a CDS encoding VCBS repeat-containing protein: protein MVGRRHGWPALPLLVLLAVAAIAGPPAAAATFPADAPSLGAIPDAAAGGPAAWGAARNVTFTVSGMSGTLSAVSLSINASHTFVGDLDVVLTSPGGVRSLVIFSRTGATAVGSFGDSSNLSAANTLVFVDTASTNLWTTAAGGDTNFAMPADNYRTTLAGPQTIPAAATSLNTAFGGLTAPQTNGTWTLAFRDGGSGDTGSVTAASLTLTSTISVAKPVDFTGDGKSDFSIVRNTGGGSTGAVTWWTGDAASAAFSTQVWGIATDFFVPGDYDGDGKIDVAIWRPGPAGTAAFWILPSSTGIAYSVQFGQTGDDPKVIGDYDGDGKCDPAVYRAGATAGAQSTWYYKSSLTGLVVAVPWGQNGDFPAPGDYDGDGKFDFAIQRNGGGGQAVFWIKQTTAGITNVPFGTPTDVIVPGDYDGDGKTDLAVVRGSGGGIVWWIRRSSDLVITNQTFGASATDFPTQGDYDGDGKTDIGIWRPSATPGQTAFWVNKSSGGVLIRQWGQNGDYPVANFNAH from the coding sequence ATGGTCGGACGTCGACACGGCTGGCCCGCCCTTCCTCTTCTCGTCCTTCTCGCCGTCGCGGCGATCGCGGGCCCGCCCGCTGCAGCCGCGACGTTCCCGGCGGACGCGCCGTCGCTCGGCGCGATTCCGGACGCAGCGGCTGGCGGCCCGGCCGCCTGGGGCGCCGCGCGGAACGTGACGTTCACCGTCAGTGGAATGAGCGGCACGCTGTCCGCCGTGAGCCTCTCGATCAACGCGAGCCACACGTTCGTGGGCGACCTCGACGTCGTTCTCACGTCGCCCGGGGGCGTGCGATCCCTCGTGATCTTCAGCAGGACGGGCGCCACGGCGGTGGGAAGTTTCGGAGACAGCAGCAACCTGAGCGCCGCGAACACGCTCGTGTTCGTGGACACGGCTTCGACGAACTTGTGGACCACGGCCGCGGGGGGGGACACGAATTTCGCGATGCCGGCCGACAACTATCGAACGACGCTGGCCGGCCCCCAGACGATTCCGGCGGCGGCTACCAGCCTCAACACGGCGTTCGGCGGCCTGACCGCACCCCAGACGAACGGCACGTGGACGCTCGCCTTCCGCGACGGCGGATCGGGCGACACGGGCTCCGTGACGGCGGCGTCGCTGACGCTGACGTCCACGATCTCCGTCGCCAAGCCCGTGGACTTCACGGGTGACGGCAAGTCGGACTTCTCGATCGTCCGCAACACCGGCGGCGGCTCGACCGGAGCCGTCACGTGGTGGACCGGGGACGCCGCGTCCGCCGCTTTTTCGACGCAGGTCTGGGGCATCGCGACGGACTTTTTCGTGCCGGGTGACTACGACGGCGACGGCAAGATCGACGTCGCGATCTGGCGGCCCGGCCCCGCCGGGACCGCCGCTTTCTGGATCCTGCCGAGCTCCACAGGCATCGCCTACTCCGTCCAGTTCGGCCAGACCGGCGACGACCCGAAGGTCATCGGCGACTACGACGGCGACGGCAAGTGCGACCCGGCCGTCTACCGCGCCGGCGCGACCGCGGGCGCCCAGAGCACGTGGTACTACAAGAGCAGCCTGACGGGCCTCGTCGTCGCGGTGCCGTGGGGACAGAACGGCGACTTCCCTGCCCCCGGCGACTACGACGGCGACGGCAAGTTCGACTTCGCGATCCAGAGGAACGGCGGCGGCGGGCAGGCCGTCTTCTGGATCAAGCAGACCACCGCCGGAATCACGAACGTCCCCTTCGGCACCCCGACCGACGTCATCGTCCCGGGCGACTACGACGGCGACGGCAAGACCGACCTCGCGGTCGTCCGCGGCTCCGGCGGCGGGATCGTGTGGTGGATCCGCCGCAGCTCCGACCTCGTCATCACGAACCAGACCTTCGGAGCCTCCGCCACGGACTTTCCGACCCAGGGCGACTACGACGGCGACGGCAAGACGGACATCGGCATCTGGCGCCCGAGCGCGACGCCGGGCCAGACCGCTTTCTGGGTGAACAAGTCCTCAGGCGGCGTCCTCATCCGCCAGTGGGGCCAGAACGGCGACTACCCCGTCGCCAACTTCAACGCGCACTGA
- a CDS encoding glycosyltransferase family 4 protein: MKVVVPALHWFPDVPGGAAQLARGHARWMAARGHDVWLVAPAAGPGAPEREDVDGVHVLRYRLRQFSAFDPRRSRVHQEAAKDVLLRHVGPDADAVHGHALLPHVAALELYGGRAITSYSLHSPVRHEFRASGRGRGAMERLRLGISGTLLHRIEARVLESSQNLTAESEFTRRLVREAHGDAAADRIRVVPGWVDARFRPAADRATLLRQLGLPADRPVLFTLRRLVPRMGVDLLLGACGRLVRGGRALHLVVAGEGPLRESLESQAMDEGLGGAVTFAGRLAVDSLPAWYAAADAFVLPTAELECFGLIALEAMASGRPCLATPAGAIPEVVGRFEARWLARDVTSGALEEILEAFLRGELPARDPAELHASVMEEYGEERVLPRLERATLGKR, translated from the coding sequence GTGAAGGTCGTCGTTCCGGCGCTCCACTGGTTCCCCGACGTGCCGGGGGGAGCCGCTCAGCTCGCGCGCGGCCACGCCCGCTGGATGGCGGCGCGCGGCCACGACGTCTGGCTCGTCGCGCCGGCTGCAGGGCCCGGCGCCCCGGAGCGCGAGGACGTGGACGGTGTCCATGTCCTGCGCTACCGCCTTCGGCAATTCAGTGCCTTCGACCCGCGCCGCTCTCGTGTGCACCAGGAGGCCGCGAAGGACGTGCTCCTCCGGCACGTGGGCCCGGACGCCGACGCCGTGCACGGCCACGCGCTCCTGCCGCACGTCGCGGCGCTCGAGCTCTACGGCGGTCGCGCGATCACGTCGTACTCGCTGCACTCGCCGGTGCGTCACGAGTTCCGCGCGTCCGGCCGCGGACGGGGGGCGATGGAACGCCTGCGCCTCGGAATCTCAGGAACGCTCCTCCACCGGATCGAGGCTCGGGTCCTCGAGTCGAGCCAGAATCTGACGGCGGAGTCCGAGTTCACGCGCCGCCTCGTGCGGGAGGCCCACGGGGACGCGGCCGCGGACCGGATTCGGGTCGTGCCGGGATGGGTGGACGCCCGGTTCCGCCCGGCCGCCGATCGAGCCACGCTTCTCCGGCAGCTCGGCCTTCCTGCCGACCGGCCCGTTCTCTTCACGTTGCGCCGCCTCGTGCCGCGGATGGGCGTCGACCTCCTCCTCGGGGCCTGCGGGCGTCTCGTCCGCGGGGGGCGCGCGCTCCATCTCGTCGTCGCCGGCGAGGGCCCGTTGCGCGAATCGCTCGAATCGCAGGCCATGGACGAGGGCCTGGGCGGCGCCGTCACCTTCGCCGGCCGCCTCGCCGTGGACAGCCTGCCCGCCTGGTATGCCGCGGCGGACGCGTTCGTCCTGCCGACGGCGGAGCTCGAGTGCTTCGGCCTCATCGCTCTCGAGGCGATGGCGTCCGGGCGCCCGTGCCTTGCGACGCCGGCCGGTGCGATTCCCGAGGTCGTCGGACGCTTCGAGGCCCGGTGGCTCGCGCGGGACGTTACGTCCGGGGCTCTGGAGGAGATCCTCGAAGCCTTCCTTCGCGGCGAGCTGCCGGCGCGCGATCCAGCGGAGCTGCACGCGTCCGTAATGGAGGAGTACGGCGAGGAAAGAGTCCTGCCGCGGCTCGAGCGCGCAACCCTCGGGAAACGCTGA
- a CDS encoding glycosyltransferase: protein MADRPRILVLLQHFLPGEKAGGPVQSVAALVEELGDEFEFRIATSDRDLGDREAYPGIRPGEWTLVNGTPVVYVRHGEFRSRLAALLADPWHDAIYINSLFSRRFSIRPAALVRLGLARRVPIVLAPRGELGSGALAIRGGRKRLFLKVARAAGLHEEVRWHASTDAEAGEIRRWFPGAVVGVALPFGRRTGASAPAERPAKRAGKLSAVFLSRISPKKNLDGALRALAGVRGEIDVSVVGPAEDAGYRRACEEIAAGLPGNVRVSFRGPVAHEDVRRVFEEHDAFLFPTWGENFGQVIAEALSAGCPAILGDDTPFRGAGDAGAGWVVDPADGRAITEALQCAVDEGAAEWARRSARARKWAEAVGDRTGAIEHHRSLFRGALGRV from the coding sequence ATGGCGGACCGGCCCCGCATCCTCGTGCTGCTGCAGCATTTCCTTCCCGGCGAAAAGGCGGGAGGGCCGGTGCAGAGCGTCGCGGCGCTCGTGGAGGAACTCGGCGACGAGTTCGAGTTCCGGATCGCGACCTCGGATCGGGATCTCGGAGACCGCGAGGCGTATCCCGGAATCAGGCCGGGCGAGTGGACCCTCGTGAACGGGACGCCCGTCGTCTATGTTCGGCACGGCGAGTTCCGGTCGCGTCTCGCAGCGCTTCTCGCCGATCCGTGGCACGACGCCATCTACATCAACAGTCTCTTCTCGCGGCGCTTCTCGATCCGGCCGGCGGCTCTCGTGCGCCTCGGCCTCGCGCGGCGCGTACCCATCGTCCTCGCGCCGCGCGGCGAACTCGGAAGCGGCGCTCTCGCGATCCGGGGCGGCCGCAAACGCCTCTTTCTCAAGGTCGCTCGGGCCGCAGGGCTCCATGAAGAAGTGCGTTGGCACGCGTCCACGGACGCGGAGGCGGGCGAGATCCGGAGGTGGTTTCCGGGGGCGGTCGTGGGCGTCGCGCTGCCGTTCGGCCGCCGGACGGGCGCCTCCGCGCCCGCGGAAAGGCCGGCGAAGCGCGCTGGAAAGCTCTCGGCCGTTTTCCTCTCGCGCATCTCCCCGAAGAAGAATCTGGACGGCGCGCTCCGGGCTCTGGCGGGCGTCCGCGGCGAGATCGACGTCTCGGTCGTCGGCCCGGCCGAGGACGCGGGGTACCGGCGCGCGTGCGAGGAGATCGCGGCCGGCCTGCCCGGAAACGTGCGCGTTTCCTTCCGCGGACCGGTGGCGCACGAGGACGTCCGGCGCGTCTTCGAGGAGCACGACGCTTTTCTGTTCCCGACGTGGGGCGAGAACTTCGGGCAGGTGATCGCGGAAGCGCTCTCCGCCGGGTGCCCCGCGATTCTGGGAGACGACACGCCGTTCAGGGGCGCCGGCGATGCGGGCGCCGGCTGGGTCGTCGACCCCGCCGACGGACGGGCCATCACGGAGGCGCTCCAGTGCGCGGTGGACGAGGGCGCGGCGGAGTGGGCCCGTCGCTCGGCCCGGGCGCGGAAATGGGCCGAGGCCGTCGGGGACCGCACCGGTGCGATCGAGCACCACCGTTCCCTTTTCCGCGGCGCGCTCGGGCGCGTGTGA
- a CDS encoding glycosyltransferase — protein sequence MSGARPVRVVAVAPVHNRRETTLRWLHALASLERAGVDLAAVIVDDGSTDGTADAIRSEFPDVEIVSGDGNLWYTAGTNRGIAAALARDPDYVLAMNDDTVPDRGFLASMVRTAERNPRSVVGALLFLAGEGQRVFQVGARWSVGQGGWRHWLQQSVETVPPEPFDVEIIVGNCVLFPADSLRECGLMDERRLPHHGDAELTPRMKRAGWRLLIDPDARVTCEPGRRYPSLGALPLGDVWRHLIGDRTSQHNLRTRAFTNWRVAPTRVQGIAATAVFVARLALRGLRLSTSFPPLEDGGALRDQVGPAPYPAASSRPLVVYAWPYLDWGGVQIYFVNLMKRVRGRFETVALVPEGTDPVLLAYLEEAGASVEEFPAAYDSSPSAGLAGKLHRRFVRLRTDAALASRLLAPRFRGAILHVDVSPFVAAGLFFAVTRFRRVFFTTHTAVRPPWSLRTRLSALAVNVLARSPRLRLVATNVDAKRSLARALAPRELARVPVSYGNTDAGEIVAALAAPLDREALAARLDLPASPCRVFAVGQFLERKGCWDLLEAARLLGARGTDASFVWLANRAPAADVAQRVETFGLGAHFRILTPADFGPHRLDALVLLRLADVFALPSHEEGLPLALAEAMCLGLACVSTSVNGIPEAIADQRSGRLVPPRRPELLADALETLTRDADLRAALGAEARWSAWRRFASDSSVLATLRAYDEALTP from the coding sequence ATGAGCGGGGCACGGCCCGTGCGTGTCGTGGCCGTCGCGCCCGTCCACAACCGGCGGGAAACGACACTTCGGTGGCTGCATGCACTGGCCTCCCTGGAACGCGCGGGGGTGGATCTCGCCGCCGTCATCGTCGACGACGGGTCCACCGACGGCACTGCCGACGCGATCCGAAGCGAGTTCCCGGATGTCGAGATCGTCAGCGGCGACGGAAACCTCTGGTATACGGCCGGGACGAACCGGGGCATCGCCGCGGCGCTCGCGCGCGATCCGGACTACGTCCTCGCGATGAACGACGACACCGTGCCCGACCGCGGCTTCCTCGCCAGCATGGTCCGCACCGCGGAACGGAATCCGCGCTCCGTCGTCGGGGCGCTGCTGTTTCTCGCGGGCGAAGGGCAGCGCGTCTTCCAGGTCGGCGCACGCTGGAGCGTCGGTCAGGGCGGCTGGCGGCACTGGCTCCAGCAGTCCGTCGAGACGGTGCCGCCCGAGCCCTTCGACGTGGAGATCATCGTCGGGAACTGCGTGCTCTTTCCGGCGGATTCGCTCCGCGAGTGCGGACTGATGGACGAGCGGCGCCTGCCCCACCACGGGGACGCAGAGTTGACGCCGCGCATGAAGCGCGCGGGCTGGCGCCTGCTCATCGACCCGGACGCGCGGGTGACCTGCGAGCCCGGCCGCAGATATCCGAGTCTCGGCGCGCTGCCGCTCGGAGATGTCTGGCGGCATCTGATCGGCGATCGCACGAGCCAGCACAACCTCCGGACACGGGCGTTCACGAACTGGCGCGTCGCGCCGACGCGGGTCCAGGGGATTGCCGCGACGGCCGTCTTCGTCGCGCGCCTCGCGTTGCGGGGGCTGCGCCTGTCCACGTCCTTCCCTCCGCTCGAAGACGGCGGCGCCCTGCGCGACCAGGTCGGCCCGGCGCCGTACCCCGCCGCCTCGTCGCGCCCGCTCGTCGTCTACGCATGGCCCTACCTCGACTGGGGCGGCGTCCAGATCTACTTCGTGAACCTGATGAAGCGCGTGCGCGGCCGGTTCGAGACCGTCGCGCTCGTACCCGAAGGGACCGACCCGGTGCTTCTTGCGTATCTCGAGGAGGCAGGCGCGTCCGTTGAGGAGTTCCCCGCGGCGTACGACTCGAGCCCGTCCGCAGGTCTTGCGGGCAAGCTTCACCGGCGTTTCGTGAGGTTGCGCACCGACGCGGCGCTTGCCTCGCGTCTTCTCGCGCCGCGGTTTCGCGGCGCGATCCTCCACGTTGACGTAAGCCCGTTCGTCGCCGCGGGCCTTTTCTTCGCCGTCACGCGGTTTCGCCGCGTGTTCTTCACCACGCACACGGCGGTTCGCCCGCCGTGGAGCCTCCGCACGCGCCTCTCGGCTCTCGCGGTGAACGTCCTCGCGCGCTCGCCGCGCCTGCGCCTCGTCGCGACGAACGTCGACGCGAAGCGCAGCCTCGCGCGGGCGCTCGCGCCGCGCGAGCTCGCGCGCGTGCCAGTTTCGTACGGCAACACGGACGCCGGCGAGATCGTGGCGGCCCTTGCCGCGCCCCTCGATCGGGAGGCGCTCGCGGCCAGGCTCGACCTTCCGGCTTCTCCGTGCCGCGTCTTCGCGGTCGGCCAGTTCCTCGAGCGCAAGGGGTGCTGGGACCTCCTCGAGGCGGCCCGGCTCCTCGGGGCGCGCGGCACGGATGCGAGCTTCGTGTGGCTCGCGAACAGGGCACCGGCCGCCGACGTCGCGCAGCGTGTCGAGACATTCGGGCTCGGGGCGCATTTCCGCATCCTGACGCCGGCGGATTTCGGTCCGCACCGCCTCGATGCACTCGTTCTCCTGCGGCTGGCCGACGTGTTCGCGCTTCCGAGCCACGAGGAAGGCCTCCCGCTCGCGCTCGCCGAGGCCATGTGCCTCGGGCTCGCGTGCGTCTCGACGAGCGTGAACGGCATCCCGGAGGCGATCGCGGACCAGCGTAGCGGGCGGCTCGTGCCGCCGCGCCGGCCCGAGCTTCTCGCGGATGCGCTGGAGACGCTGACCCGCGACGCGGATCTCCGCGCGGCGCTCGGCGCCGAGGCCCGGTGGTCCGCATGGAGACGCTTCGCGTCCGACTCATCCGTTCTTGCCACGCTGCGGGCGTACGACGAGGCGCTCACGCCGTGA
- a CDS encoding proprotein convertase P-domain-containing protein, whose translation MFKNLKRTLLSLAVLLAVFGVARPATSATFPANAPSLGAIPDGTAGTPPAYGAARDVTFTVSGMIGSPTALSVSLNATHTWLGDLEVTLIAPNGANLLLFARTGATTATGVGDSSDLAGANTLVFVDTATTNWWTAAATATAAVAMPADNYRTTAAGGAGQVNPAPVTSLNTAFAGVSNVNGTWTLRFRDGASSDTGSVTAASLTLTTGIGHAKHVDFTGDGRSDFAIVRPTGGAGTWWIGDAASSSFTTLVFGATATDFFVPADYDGDGKVDAAIWRPGPAGTAAFWILPSSTGIAYSVQFGQTNDEATVVADYDGDGKADPAVYRPGATVGAQSTWYYKSSLTGLVVAVPWGVNGDFPVPGDYDGDGKADFAVQRDVVGQGVFWIKQSTAGVVSVAWGLGSDFTVPGDYDGDGKTDVAVSRTVSGARQYWIRRSSDLGTTFQNWGITGDLRVPGDYDGDGKTDFAIWRPSATPGQTAFWVNLSTGGVLIRQWGQGGVSSDYPVAAWIVH comes from the coding sequence ATGTTCAAGAACCTCAAACGAACGCTTCTCTCACTGGCGGTCCTCCTCGCCGTCTTCGGGGTCGCCCGGCCTGCGACCTCCGCGACGTTCCCGGCGAATGCGCCGTCGCTCGGCGCGATCCCGGATGGCACTGCAGGGACCCCGCCCGCCTACGGTGCCGCGCGAGACGTCACGTTCACGGTCAGCGGAATGATCGGTTCGCCCACAGCGTTGAGCGTCTCGCTCAACGCGACCCACACGTGGCTCGGCGACCTCGAGGTGACGCTCATCGCCCCGAACGGCGCGAACCTGCTCCTGTTCGCACGGACCGGCGCGACGACGGCTACCGGCGTCGGCGACAGCAGCGACCTCGCCGGCGCGAACACGCTCGTGTTCGTGGATACGGCCACCACGAACTGGTGGACCGCGGCTGCGACGGCGACTGCGGCGGTCGCCATGCCGGCCGACAACTACCGAACGACCGCGGCGGGCGGGGCCGGGCAAGTGAACCCGGCGCCCGTCACGAGCCTGAACACGGCCTTCGCGGGCGTTTCCAACGTGAACGGCACGTGGACGCTCCGGTTCCGCGACGGCGCCTCTTCGGATACAGGTTCCGTGACGGCGGCGTCGCTGACGCTCACGACGGGCATCGGGCACGCGAAGCACGTCGACTTCACGGGTGACGGCAGGTCGGACTTCGCGATCGTCCGGCCCACGGGAGGCGCGGGTACGTGGTGGATCGGGGACGCCGCGTCGTCCTCGTTCACGACGCTGGTCTTCGGGGCTACGGCGACCGACTTCTTCGTTCCCGCCGACTACGACGGCGACGGCAAGGTCGACGCCGCGATCTGGCGGCCCGGCCCCGCCGGAACCGCGGCCTTCTGGATCCTGCCGAGCTCCACCGGCATCGCCTATTCCGTGCAGTTCGGACAGACCAACGACGAAGCGACCGTCGTCGCCGACTACGACGGCGACGGCAAGGCCGACCCGGCCGTCTACCGCCCCGGCGCGACCGTAGGCGCTCAGAGCACCTGGTACTACAAGAGCAGCCTCACCGGACTCGTCGTCGCGGTGCCGTGGGGCGTGAACGGCGACTTCCCCGTCCCGGGCGACTACGACGGCGACGGCAAGGCCGACTTTGCGGTCCAGCGCGACGTCGTCGGGCAGGGGGTCTTCTGGATCAAGCAGAGCACGGCCGGCGTCGTGAGCGTGGCCTGGGGCCTCGGGTCGGACTTCACCGTCCCCGGCGACTACGACGGCGACGGCAAGACGGACGTCGCCGTCTCCCGGACCGTCTCGGGCGCGAGGCAATACTGGATTCGCCGCAGCTCGGATCTCGGGACGACTTTCCAGAACTGGGGCATCACGGGTGACCTCCGCGTCCCGGGCGACTACGACGGCGACGGCAAGACCGACTTCGCGATCTGGCGCCCCAGCGCGACGCCGGGCCAGACCGCGTTCTGGGTAAATCTGTCTACCGGCGGTGTCCTCATCCGCCAGTGGGGACAGGGGGGAGTGTCGTCCGACTACCCCGTAGCCGCCTGGATCGTGCACTGA
- a CDS encoding FkbM family methyltransferase, whose amino-acid sequence MSIPLLARAARAYTFHTPIRRGRHRIADLALALWRDLPDSLEILTRAGDRLVVDPRSTMWRYAYFHGEYEPALTRLVTRVVRRGDTCLDIGANVGWYTVLFRRLVGPSGAVHAFEPNPPIFSRLRANVDLAGSPSNVHLHATALGREPGTADLHVFAGIADGHASLSNQGRSDFATVACPVRRLGDVLDEVRAGTISFVKMDVEGAELGVLEGAGRLLSQSVPPVWLVEMARATSRTFGYGPDALVDFLRSSASYRFFAVDEAAGRLDEIQGFARDEIGANVLCVPAARTDLVSALRDGARV is encoded by the coding sequence GTGAGCATCCCGCTGCTCGCGCGGGCCGCGCGCGCCTACACGTTCCACACGCCGATACGCAGGGGCCGGCACCGGATCGCGGACCTCGCGCTCGCGCTCTGGCGCGATCTCCCGGATTCTCTCGAGATCCTCACGCGGGCCGGCGACCGTCTCGTCGTCGACCCGCGTTCGACGATGTGGCGCTACGCGTACTTTCACGGCGAGTACGAGCCCGCGCTCACGCGTCTCGTGACGCGCGTCGTCCGCCGCGGGGATACCTGCCTCGACATCGGGGCGAACGTCGGCTGGTACACGGTGCTGTTCCGGCGGCTCGTCGGGCCGTCCGGCGCCGTCCACGCGTTCGAGCCCAACCCGCCGATTTTTTCGCGGCTGCGTGCCAACGTCGATCTCGCCGGGTCTCCATCGAACGTCCATCTGCATGCGACGGCCCTCGGGCGCGAACCGGGAACGGCCGATCTCCATGTCTTCGCGGGAATTGCGGACGGGCACGCGTCGCTCTCCAATCAGGGTCGAAGCGACTTCGCAACCGTCGCCTGTCCGGTCCGCCGGTTGGGCGACGTCCTCGACGAGGTCCGCGCCGGCACGATCTCCTTCGTGAAGATGGACGTCGAGGGCGCGGAACTCGGCGTCCTCGAGGGAGCGGGCCGCCTGCTCTCGCAGAGCGTCCCTCCCGTCTGGCTCGTCGAGATGGCGCGCGCCACCAGCAGAACGTTCGGGTACGGCCCGGACGCTCTCGTCGACTTCCTGCGTTCGTCCGCGAGCTACAGGTTCTTCGCCGTCGACGAGGCAGCGGGCCGGCTGGACGAGATTCAGGGCTTCGCCCGGGACGAAATCGGCGCGAACGTCCTGTGCGTGCCGGCCGCCCGGACGGATCTCGTCAGCGCGCTGCGAGACGGTGCGCGGGTCTAG
- a CDS encoding class I SAM-dependent methyltransferase: MTRANIRETPAPESGLVQRLEFLDGICRDRSVLHFGCTNWPYTQTMLDAGGLLHVRLAKTASDLWGLDSDPDGLRALEAAGVPNLVRGDAEALGACSLDRTFDVVLAGEILEHLSNPGLFLRGVRRFLAPDGRLVLTTVNAYCGVRFAQYFFRGRGGAAEPVHPDHVAYYSYRTLTHLLEREGYVVESFRFYDLGDEHVPFVPRRILVANRFFSRLAPWTADGVVAVCKAGP, encoded by the coding sequence GTGACGCGCGCGAACATCCGGGAGACCCCCGCTCCCGAGAGCGGCCTCGTTCAGCGGCTGGAGTTCCTCGACGGGATCTGCCGGGATCGGTCCGTCCTCCACTTCGGCTGCACGAACTGGCCGTACACGCAGACGATGCTCGACGCGGGCGGCCTGCTCCACGTGCGGCTCGCGAAGACCGCCAGCGATCTCTGGGGCCTCGATTCCGACCCGGACGGGCTGCGCGCGCTGGAGGCGGCGGGCGTTCCGAATCTCGTCCGGGGCGACGCCGAGGCGCTCGGCGCGTGTTCGCTCGACCGCACGTTCGACGTCGTCCTCGCCGGCGAGATCCTCGAGCATCTCTCCAACCCCGGCCTGTTTCTCCGCGGCGTGCGCCGCTTCCTTGCGCCCGACGGTCGCCTCGTCCTCACGACCGTCAACGCGTACTGCGGCGTCCGCTTCGCGCAGTACTTCTTCCGCGGGCGAGGCGGCGCGGCCGAGCCCGTCCATCCCGACCACGTGGCGTACTACTCGTACCGGACGCTCACGCACCTCCTCGAGAGAGAGGGGTACGTCGTCGAGTCGTTCCGCTTCTACGACCTCGGCGACGAGCACGTCCCGTTCGTTCCGCGGCGGATCCTCGTCGCGAACCGGTTCTTCTCGCGCCTTGCGCCCTGGACGGCCGACGGCGTGGTCGCCGTGTGCAAGGCGGGCCCGTGA